The Schistocerca cancellata isolate TAMUIC-IGC-003103 unplaced genomic scaffold, iqSchCanc2.1 HiC_scaffold_1147, whole genome shotgun sequence genome includes a window with the following:
- the LOC126159800 gene encoding CARD- and ANK-domain containing inflammasome adapter protein-like: MLATKKVQETAAVDLGALLDESDGAIVILVAGQTRLVAHRAVLAARSPVFAAMFQHDTLEASTGEVSITDMEGPVLRQLLSYTYTLQAPRLSGLTPQTLAAADKYGLSALKAACEQQLATQLTVENAAATAALAVRHCCPSLTPASVAFIKDHNFRVMATQGWADMMRSHTEDLIEVSRLLAEPPEEIRSLSVEEKGRRLIQAAEEGAVEEIRTLLAAGADLGVRDKYMGTALHCAAREGHVDAVKFLVECGAGLEDRNRKESTPLHLAAWKGHTAVVRLLVACSADPNAKGDCGWTPLHFAASYGHTEVAAALLEAGSDRGARNDRGNTPLDLARNNNHQQIVGILT, encoded by the exons ATGTTGGCCACCAAGAAAGTTCAGGAGACCGCAGCTGTGGATCTGGGTGCTCTCCTCGATGAGAGTGACGGCGCCATAGTGATTCTGGTGGCAGGGCAGACGCGTCTGGTGGCACACAGGGCAGTCCTGGCCGCCAGGAGCCCCGTCTTCGCGGCCATGTTCCAGCACGACACACTGGAGGCCAGCACAGGTGAAGTCAGCATCACGGATATGGAGGGCCCAGTTTTGCGCCAGCTGCTGTCATACACGTACACCCTCCAGGCCCCCCGGCTGTCCGGCTTGACCCCACAAACGCTGGCAGCTGCTGATAAGTACGGCTTGTCGGCCCTGAAGGCTGCTTGTGAGCAGCAGCTGGCCACTCAGCTGACTGTGGAGAACGCGGCAGCCACAGCTGCCCTGGCAGTGAGGCACTGCTGCCCGAGCCTGACTCCGGCTTCAGTCGCCTTCATAAAAGACCACAACTTCCGGGTAATGGCTACACAGGGCTGGGCAGACATGATGCGTAGCCACACTGAAGATTTGATTGAAGTGAGTCGCCTGCTTGCTGAGCCACCAGAAGAAATCAG GAGTCTTTCGGTCGAGGAGAAAGGCAGGAGGCTGATCCAGGCAGCTGAGGAGGGGGCAGTGGAGGAGATACGGACTCTGCTCGCTGCTGGTGCTGACTTAGGAGTGAGGGACAAGTACATGGGGACCGCCCTGCATTGTGCAGCGAGGGAGGGACACGTAGATGCAGTGAAGTTTCTGGTGGAGTGCGGAGCAGGCCTGGAAGACAGGAACAGGAAGGAGAGCACACCTCTGCACTTAGCTGCATGGAAAGGCCACAcggctgtggtgcggctgctggtGGCTTGTTCTGCAGACCCCAACGCCAAGGGTGACTGTGGGTGGACGCCACTGCACTTTGCGGCATCCTATGGTCACACAGAAGTGGCAGCTGCGCTGCTGGAGGCAGGATCTGACAGGGGCGCAAGGAATGACAGGGGAAACACACCACTGGACCTTGCTAGAAATAACAATCACCAGCAGATCGTAGGGATACTCACGTGA